In Fluviispira sanaruensis, a genomic segment contains:
- a CDS encoding PulJ/GspJ family protein — MQMLKNQHGFSLLEIILALSILAALSVMTINILTTQLSTREKVTDYNTQKHSINMAMKKIYDDLQSAYISDQKSLTSLNLGARQIVPQLYFRNNNLVFSTSNFKSYIANSTQSNLAFVRYYIRPDPQNSNKNQLIRAVDTDMSESIERDDVGLKEVLDPDIKEFRVLFWNGNEYRQEWDTTANDTQNKLPKLVKIHLESYSPEGSLDKQLREANPVSQQNRKTYMLDTTVYIMSTNGISNALNPSGSFKWQ; from the coding sequence ATGCAAATGCTTAAAAATCAACATGGTTTTTCTCTTCTGGAAATTATATTAGCACTTTCTATTTTAGCTGCATTAAGCGTTATGACGATTAATATTTTAACAACACAACTCAGTACGCGGGAAAAAGTAACAGATTACAATACCCAAAAACACTCTATCAATATGGCAATGAAAAAAATCTATGACGATTTGCAAAGCGCATATATCTCCGATCAAAAATCATTAACTTCATTGAACCTAGGTGCACGACAAATTGTTCCACAACTTTATTTTCGCAATAATAATTTAGTTTTTTCAACTTCTAATTTTAAATCATATATCGCAAATTCAACCCAAAGTAATCTTGCTTTTGTTCGTTACTATATTCGCCCAGATCCACAAAACTCAAACAAAAATCAACTTATAAGAGCTGTCGACACAGACATGTCAGAAAGTATAGAACGAGATGATGTGGGTTTAAAAGAAGTTCTTGATCCTGATATCAAAGAATTTCGCGTGCTCTTTTGGAATGGTAATGAATATCGACAAGAATGGGATACAACAGCAAATGACACACAAAATAAACTGCCAAAACTTGTCAAAATTCATCTTGAATCTTACTCTCCCGAAGGTTCTCTTGACAAGCAGTTGCGTGAAGCAAACCCAGTCAGTCAACAAAATAGAAAAACATATATGCTAGATACAACGGTTTATATTATGAGCACGAATGGTATTTCCAATGCTCTCAATCCCTCTGGAAGTTTTAAATGGCAATAA
- a CDS encoding type IV pilus modification PilV family protein — translation MQILRHLKNNESGFSLLECILAIGILSIVIGTIVGLQSSIISSTQISGDNMKASWAMRSAISQLQYVLDSGGVKDVPNETEFPWATDEQFKISLIKKELKEVKPSQFLLSAMGVYNLVSPDGNEQSDISATFSSITPLLDAPAGAQSQSYFNNVTILVNWRDASTQRSITEGFFFIDKDALKGVNLPNLGGDDKKSDSPNQGNK, via the coding sequence TTAGAATGTATTCTCGCCATTGGAATTCTTTCTATCGTTATTGGAACTATTGTTGGCTTGCAGTCATCTATTATCTCTTCGACACAAATATCAGGTGACAATATGAAAGCCTCTTGGGCTATGCGATCTGCTATTTCTCAATTGCAATATGTTTTAGACTCGGGTGGAGTCAAAGACGTTCCAAATGAAACCGAATTCCCTTGGGCAACAGACGAACAATTTAAAATCAGTCTCATAAAAAAAGAATTAAAAGAAGTAAAACCTTCCCAGTTTCTCTTAAGTGCGATGGGAGTTTATAATCTCGTTTCCCCTGATGGCAATGAACAAAGTGATATCAGTGCAACATTTTCAAGCATCACCCCATTACTCGATGCACCTGCAGGAGCACAAAGTCAAAGTTACTTTAATAACGTAACAATACTTGTGAACTGGAGAGATGCCTCCACGCAGCGCAGTATCACAGAAGGATTTTTCTTTATCGACAAAGATGCCTTAAAGGGTGTTAATCTACCTAATTTAGGAGGGGATGATAAAAAATCAGACTCGCCTAATCAAGGAAATAAATAA